One part of the Lycium ferocissimum isolate CSIRO_LF1 chromosome 8, AGI_CSIRO_Lferr_CH_V1, whole genome shotgun sequence genome encodes these proteins:
- the LOC132066425 gene encoding uncharacterized protein LOC132066425: MSNDTNSTEQNQINTGNQVQDFDKKQQEKGQSSTQILNTLSSPPDENTNQMNPLSNTAMVTNNDNTMSQGEQIQIDSQGDTELVTISNENNDVHPQNKNHKHDTDPGEARNNYFKLISGTSLDKVHQTLTDDDDSLDNSDYMEQEESTDASEKSSPQALVDVTVGSTFENILDSGHFSPRHSIETDIRGRGRGILGFQQSNTKPNPYTGILGASGVPNTGAELKIKERLKQLIMFKSLYWNIRSKTSRETIIALTEPFHKDNKLDKYKRILSYHYAHSNYNSQIWIFWDSNTDCTISDEDDQQVTCTITINGTPLLITYIYAKCDAQLRVDLRNKLRSISDNYNLPWLVTGDFNCIIDPVEKKGRSLHRMSKCMEFIQCIMDCELLDAGYTGSPFTWCNGWVTDRRVWQRLDRALTNHLWVNTFDTTNVYHLIKTGYDHSPLLIIANSSHRNPIKYFKFLDFWIEEPNFLNIVEQAWSIDVDGSPLWKFHLKLKNTSKMLSAWSWNTIGNIFTNIKVLEEKVTDLENLSIRDNSEINRTTFNQANVELIRAYKKEESYWKQKFGIKSFVEGEVNSTFFHSIEKGRKMRLNLTSIQDDHGNWISGDDNIAQQAVQFFENQFTKEDTLMDDNVMNHIPKIISEEENTMLLDSPSMDELKDIIFSMSTHSAPGPYGFFHFSDLRLIILSNFSNKIISKLMNQRLTPVMQKIISPYQTSFIKGRSISENIILTQEMVHNINQSLQHGNIILKLDMAKAYDRVNWDFLCLIMKRMGFSNLWIDRIWRLISNVWYSIDLNGLSLGDLPSLNPMMSKLDAYEKISGQIINRRKSGFLVSANFPAECINDVENITGFSQLQFPMKYLGCPIYRGTNKIVYYNNMVAKVSNRLQGWQGQTGRDPL; the protein is encoded by the exons ATGTCCAATGATACAAACTCTACAGAGCAAAATCAAATAAACActggaaatcaagtgcaagattTTGATAAGAAGCAACAAGAAAAGGGCCAAAGTTCTACTCAAATTTTGAATACCTTAAGCTCCCCTCCAGATGAGAATACCAATCAAATGAATCCCCTTTCAAACACCGCTATGGTTACTAACAATGATAATACTATGTCTCAAGGAGAACAGATTCAAATTGATAGTCAGGGTGACACTGAGCTAGTTACTATCTCAAATGAGAACAACGATGTCCATCCCCAAAATAAGAATCACAAACACGACACTGATCCTGGAGAAGCTCgcaacaattatttcaaattgataagtGGTACTTCTCTGGATAAAGTCCATCAAACTTTGACAGATGATGATGATAGCTTAGATAATAGTGACTATATGGAACAAGAAGAGAGCACTGATGCTAGTG AAAAATCTAGTCCTCAAGCTTTGGTTGATGTTACTGTCGGCTCCACTTTTGAGAACATCTTAGATTCTGGTCACTTTTCTCCTAGACACTCCATAGAGACTGATATTAGAGGTAGAGGAAGAGGAATCTTGGGGTTCCAACAAAG taacaccaaaccaaaccctTATACTGGAATATTAGGAGCATCAGGAGTTCCTAATACAGGGGCAGAGCTCAAAATCAAAGAGAGACTTAAACAACTTATCATGTTTAAGTCCTTATACTGGAATATTAGGAGCAAAACTTCTAGAGAGACTATTATTGCCCTTACTGAACCTTTTCATAAAGACAATAAGTTGGACAAATACAAAAGGATCCTTAGCTACCATTATGCCCATTCCAATTACAATAGTCAGATATGGATTTTTTGGGATTCTAACACTGACTGCACCATCAGTGATGAGGATGATCAACAAGTTACTTGTACAATTACCATTAATGGCACTCCCCTTTTGATTACTTATATCTATGCCAAATGTGATGCTCAACTTAGAGTTGACCTTCGGAATAAACTCAGAAGTATTAGTGATAACTACAACTTACCATGGCTAGTCACTGGAGACTTTAATTGCATTATTGATCCAGTTGAAAAGAAAGGCCGTTCTCTCCACAGGATGTCTAAATGTATGGAATTCATTCAGTGTATCATGGATTGTGAACTTCTTGATGCAGGCTATACTGGTTCTCCTTTTACTTGGTGTAATGGTTGGGTAACTGACAGGAGAGTTTGGCAAAGGCTTGATAGAGCTCTTACTAATCATCTTTGGGTGAACACTTTTGATACTACTAATGTTTATCATTTGATCAAGACTGGCTATGATCACTCCCCTTTACTCATTATTGCTAACTCTTCACATAGAAATCCCATCAAATATTTTAAGTTCCTCGACTTCTGGATTGAGGAGCCtaatttcttgaatattgttgagcAAGCTTGGAGTATAGATGTGGATGGCTCTCCACTATGGAAATTTCATCTCAAACTCAAAAACACCTCCAAAATGCTTTCTGCCTGGTCTTGGAATACTATTGGTAATATCTTCACCAATATAAAAGTCCTGGAAGAAAAAGTTACTGATCTGGAAAATCTCTCCATTAGAGACAACTCTGAGATTAACAGGACAACCTTTAATCAAGCCAATGTTGAATTAATCAGGGCTTACAAAAAAGAAGAATCCTACTGGAAACAAAAGTTTGGTATTAAATCTTTTGTGGAAGGAGAAGTTAACTCTACGTTCTTCCATTCTATTGAGAAAGGGAGGAAAATGAGGCTTAATCTTACTAGTATCCAAGATGATCATGGCAACTGGATCAGTGGTGATGATAATATTGCTCAGCAAGCTGTGCAATTCTTTGAGAATCAATTCACTAAGGAAGATACTTTGATGGATGACAATGTCATGAACCATATACCAAAGATCATTAGTGAGGAGGAAAACACCATGTTACTAGATTCACCTTCCATGGATGAATTGAAAGATATCATTTTCTCTATGAGCACTCATAGTGCCCCTGGACCATATGGCTTTTTT CACTTCTCTGATCTCAGGCTAATTATTCTTAGCAATTTCTCTAACAAAATTATCTCTAAGCTAATGAACCAGAGATTGACACCCGTTATGCAGAAGATTATCTCTCCCTATCAAACAAGTTTCATTAAAGGGAGGTCCATTTCAGAGAACATCATCTTGACTCAAGAAATGGTACATAACATTAATCAGTCTCTTCAGCATGGAAATATTATTCTGAAATTAGATATGGCAAAAGCCTATGACAGAGTGAATTGGGATTTTTTGTGTTTGATCATGAAAAGAATGGGATTTTCTAATCTCTGGATTGACAGAATCTGGCGACTCATTTCTAATGTCTGGTACTCCATCGACTTGAATG GGCTTTCCTTAGGTGATCTTCCTTCCCTCAATCCAATGATGTCAAAACTGGATGCTTATGAAAAGATCTCTGGCCAAATAATCAATAGAAGGAAATCTGGATTCTTAGTGTCAGCAAACTTTCCAGCTGAATgcataaatgatgttgagaacattacTGGATTCTCTCAACTACAATTCCCCATGAAATACCTTGGTTGTCCCATTTACAGAGGCACAAACAAGATTGTATACTACAACAACATGGTTGCTAAGGTCTCCAACAGATTGCAAGGGTGGCAAG GTCAAACAGGTAGAGATCCATTATAA